A single region of the Kwoniella botswanensis chromosome 1, complete sequence genome encodes:
- a CDS encoding signal peptidase I, which yields MASPYLRFRNVFSRYRPPPLLPTTIRTIQILATLHLVSTTLVELRICTGFSMLPTLSQHGDCVLVSPLPYWSPFSEKHTRSKRPKRGDVVVATSPMDPSQTVCKRVLGVEGDLIEIEPRRGNQRKWIDNAGVGFMVDIPQDIELEGHDQDRHISHDELGLMSKPKRNGQGQWVKVPKGHVWLVGDNLSNSTDSRKYGPVPIAMIKGKVLARVYPNPAWIENNLRQIDE from the exons ATGGCTAGTCCGTATTTGCGATTTCGCAATGTCTTCTCACGGTATCGTCCACCACCTTTACTACCCACCACCATCCGAACCATTCAGATCTTAGCGACCTTACATCTAGTCTCAACGACCTTAGTCGAATTGAGGATATGTACCGGATTCTCAATGTTACCTACACTATCGCAACACGGTGATTGCGTACTGgtctcacctttaccttaCTGGTCACCATTCAGCGAGAAGCACACGCGTTCCAAAAGACCTAAGAGGGGTGATGTCGTAGTAGCTACTTCACCTATGGATCCGAGTCAGACCGTATGTAAGAGGGTAttaggtgtggaaggtgatttgatagAAATAGAACCTAGAAGGGGTAATCAGAGGAAATGGATCGATAATGCCGGTGTAGGGTTCATGGTTGATATACCTCAAGATATAGAACTGGAAGGACACGATCAAGATAGACATATCTCTCATGACgaattgggattgatgagtaAACCGAAACGAAATGGTCAAGGTCAATGGGTAAAAGTCCCAAAGGGACATGTATGGCTTGTAGGCGACAACCTGAGTAATTCGACGGATTCGAGGAAATATGGACCTGTACCGATAGcgatgatcaaagggaaagTACTAGctaga GTATACCCTAATCCAGCTTGGATAGAGAACAATCTTAGACAGATAGATGAGTAG